Proteins co-encoded in one Malus sylvestris chromosome 9, drMalSylv7.2, whole genome shotgun sequence genomic window:
- the LOC126583813 gene encoding DEAD-box ATP-dependent RNA helicase 35, which produces MEEEDDYSEYVPVAKRRAMEAQKILQRKGKSSGLDEELEKSKLAEAKPSLLVKASQLKRDAPEITPTEEILQQEKEMIEHLSDRKTLMSVRELAKGITYTEPLLTGWKPPLNIRQMSSQQCDFIRKQWHIIVSGDDIPPPIKNFKDMRFPEPILKMLKTKGIVQPTPIQVQGLPVILAGRDMIGIAFTGSGKTLVFVLPLIMIALQEEIMMPINQGEGPFGLIICPSRELARQTYEVVEEFLLPMREAGYPEIRPLLCIGGVDMRSQLEIVKKGVHIVVATPGRLKDMLAKKKMNLDSCRYLTLDEADRLVDLGFEDDIREVFDHFKAQRQTLLFSATMPAKIQNFARSALVKPVTVNVGRAGAANLDVIQEVEYVKQEAKIVYLLECLQKTPPPVLIFCENKADVDDIHEYLLLKGVEAVAIHGGKDQEEREYAISSFKAGKKDVLVATDVASKGLDFPDIQHVINYDMPPEIENYVHRIGRTGRCGKTGIATTFINKNQTETTLLDLKHLLQEAKQRIPPVLAELNDPMEDVDAITNASGVKGCAYCGGLGHRIKDCPKLEQQKSMAIASSRRDYFGSGGYRGEI; this is translated from the exons atggaagaagaagatgattatTCTGAGTATGTTCCAGTGGCGAAGCGACGAGCAATGGAGGCTCAGAAGATTCTTCAGCGCAAGGGGAAGTCATCCGGACTTGACGAAGAGTTGGAGAAATCAAAGCTTGCTGAAGCAAAACCTAGCCTTCTTGTAAAAGCATCACAGTTGAAGCGTGACGCTCCTGAGATTACTCCAACTGAGGAGATTTTGCAACAAGAGAAGGAAATGATCGAGCACTTATCAGATCGCAAAACCCTCATGTCAGTTCGTGAATTGGCAAAGGGAATCACTTACACGGAGCCTTTACTGACAGGTTGGAAGCCCCCATTGAATATAAGGCAGATGTCGAGCCAGCAATGTGATTTTATTAGAAAGCAGTGGCACATCATAGTTAGCGGTGATGATATTCCACCACCCATTAAGAATTTTAAGGATATGAGATTTCCTGAACCAATTCTGAAGATGTTGAAAACCAAGGGGATTGTTCAGCCAACCCCCATTCAGGTGCAAGGTCTTCCGGTGATTTTAGCAGGGAGAGACATGATTGGTATTGCGTTTACAGGTTCAGGAAAGACATTGGTTTTTGTGTTGCCATTGATTATGATAGCATTGCAGGAGGAGATTATGATGCCAATTAATCAAGGTGAAGGGCCTTTTGGATTAATTATTTGCCCATCAAGGGAGCTTGCAAGGCAGACTTATGAAGTGGTGGAAGAGTTTCTGCTTCCTATGAGAGAGGCTGGATATCCAGAAATAAGGCCTTTGCTTTGTATTGGTGGAGTGGATATGCGGTCGCAGTTGGAAATTGTGAAAAAAGGTGTCCATATAGTTGTTGCTACTCCTGGGAGGTTGAAGGATATGCTggcaaagaaaaaaatgaacctCGATAGTTGCAG ATATTTAACTTTGGACGAGGCTGATAGATTGGTAGATTTGGGCTTTGAGGATGACATAAGAGAAGTTTTTGACCACTTTAAAGCTCAACGACAAACACTCCTATTTTCAGCCACCATGCCCGCAAAAATTCAGAACTTTGCTAGAAGTGCTTTGGTAAAGCCTGTAACGGTAAATGTGGGAAGAGCTGGAGCAGCAAATCTTGATGTGATTCAAGAGGTTGAGTATGTGAAGCAAGAGGCCAAGATCGTTTACCTTCTTGAATGTCTACAAAAGACCCCACCTCCTGTTctaatattttgtgaaaacaaagCTGATGTGGACGATATTCATGAGTATCTTCTGTTAAAAGGAGTGGAAGCAGTGGCCATACATGGAGGGAAGGATCaggaagagagagagtatgCCATTTCTTCTTTTAAGGCAGGGAAGAAAGATGTTTTGGTTGCCACTGATGTTGCCTCAAAGGGTTTGGATTTTCCTGACATTCAACATGTCATTAATTATGACATGCCACCAGAAATTGAAAACTACGTCCACAGGATTGGACGAACAGGAAGATGTGGCAAGACTGGAATAGCAACAACTTTTATAAACAAGAATCAAACAGAAACGACACTTCTTGATTTGAAACACCTCCTGCAAGAGGCAAAACAAAGGATTCCACCCGTTTTGGCTGAGCTTAATGATCCAATGGAAGATGTGGATGCAATTACAAATGCAAGTGGGGTCAAGGGTTGTGCTTACTGTGGCGGTCTTGGTCATCGTATCAAAGATTGCCCCAAACTAGAGCAACAGAAAAGCATGGCAATTGCCAGCTCTAGGAGGGATTATTTTGGATCCGGtggttacagaggggaaatatAA